Below is a genomic region from Candidatus Reconcilbacillus cellulovorans.
TTTTCGGTTTGATGGCGGGTCACCTGCCTTAGGGCCATTCATGCCTTACGACCATTCGTCGGCGTCGTCCGCACGGACGGGTTCTTCGCCGAAGGGGCTCCAGCCGAATTCTTGCGCCGCCTGCGTCTCGCTCTTGATGTCGATTTTCCAGCCCGTCAATTTCGCGGCAAGGCGCGCGTTCTGCCCCTTGACGCCGATCGCCAGAGACAGCTGATGGTCCGGCACGACGACACGGGCGACTTTCGACTCTTCGAGAATCTGGACATCCGTCACTTTCGACGGGCTGAGCGCGTTCGCCACATAAGTCGCGACGTCTTCGGACCACGGGATGATGTCGATTTTTTCGCCGCGCAATTCGTTGACAACCGCCTGCACCCTCGCGCCGCGGGGGCCGACGCATGCCCCGACGGGGTCGACTTCCGGATGACGGGAATAAACGGCGATTTTCGATCGGACGCCCGGTTCACGGGCGACCGATTTGATTTCGACGACCCCGTCGTAGATTTCAGGAACTTCTAATTCAAACAACCGTTTCAAAAGCCCGGGATGGGTGCGCGACAGCAGAATCTGCGGGCCTTTCGTCGTGTTTTCGACCTTCAGGATGAACGCCTTGACGCGCTCGCCGGAACGAAACGCCTCGCCCGGCATCGTCTCCGATAGCGGCAACACCGCTTCCGCCTTGCCGAGATCGACGTAGACGTTCCGCGCGTCGGTCCGCTGGACGGTACCAGTGACGATGTCCTGTTCCCGATCGACGAACACGTTATAAATCATTTCGCGCTCCGCCTCGCGGATGCGCTGCGTGACGACCTGCTTGGCGGTCTGGGCGGCGATCCGGCCGAAATCGCGCGGCGTTACCTCGATCTCGACGATGTCGTCCGGCTGGTAGTTCGGATTGATCTCGCGCGCCGCATGCACGGAAATCTCCAGACGGGGATCCGTCACTTCCTCGACGACCGTCTTGCGGGCGTACACCTTGATCGCTCCGGTCGTGCGGTCGATGTCGACGCGGACGTTCTGGGCCGTGTTGAAATTGCGCTTGTAGCTCGAGATGAGCGCGGCCTCGATCGCTTCCAGCAACACTTCACGCGAAATGCCCTTCTCGCGTTCCAGTTCGGACAGCGCTTCGATAAAATCGGCATTCATCCGGCGGATTTCCCCCTTTCGCTTTCAAGGCGGCATCGCGACTAGAACAAGATTGCCAGCCGGGCCTCGGCGATTTGGTCGACCTTCACGGCGACGCGGTTTTTCTTGCGGCCGTGCGAAATTACGACCGCGGTCTCGCCGTCGTAAGATTCCAAAATGCCTTCGAACTCCTTTTTTCCGCCAATCGGCTCGCGCGTCGTGATGCGCACGGCTTTACCGACGGCGCGCCGATAATCTTCCGGCTTGCGCAGCGGACGTTCGGCGCCTGGCGAAGACACCTCGAGAATATAGGCGTTCGGAATCGGATCTTCTTCATCCAGCTTGCGGCTCAAATATTCGCTGATCCGTCCGCATTCCTCGACATCGATGCCGCCTTCCTTGTCGACCAGAACGCGCAACACCCAGTTCGGGCCTTCCTTGACGTATTCGACGTCCACCAGTTCGAACGGTTCCTGCTCTACGACCGGCCGCATCAGCGTTTCGACCAGTTCCTTGATTTTTTCTCCGTGAACGACCACGGACCGCCATCCTCCCGAATCGCCGCAGGCGGGCAAAATGGAAAGAGTGGGTTTCCCCACTCTTGCACGACTCCGGCGTTATCGCGTAGGTACAAGGTTTATCATATCACAAACCGCCAAATTCGGCAACCGTCAAAACAGCGACAGCTGGTTCGTCTCCGGCATACCGTCGAAACAGCCGAAACCGGCGAGCAATTCCACAACGGTCTTGGACACGCGCGTCCTCATCTGGAAATCTTCGACCGACAGGAACGGACCGTCGCGGCGCGCCGCCGCGATGTTGTTCGCAGCGCTCTCGCCGATGCCGGCGACGGCGGAAAACGGCGGGATGAGCGCATCGCCGTCGATCAAAAACCGCGTCGCGTCCGACCGGTATAGGTCGATCGACCGGAACGAGAAGCCTCGGGCGGTCATTTCGAGCGCCATTTCCAACACAGGGATCATGTTTTTTTCCTTTGCGGTCGCCTG
It encodes:
- a CDS encoding ribosome maturation factor RimP produces the protein MRPVVEQEPFELVDVEYVKEGPNWVLRVLVDKEGGIDVEECGRISEYLSRKLDEEDPIPNAYILEVSSPGAERPLRKPEDYRRAVGKAVRITTREPIGGKKEFEGILESYDGETAVVISHGRKKNRVAVKVDQIAEARLAILF
- the nusA gene encoding transcription termination/antitermination protein NusA (modifies transcription through interactions with RNA polymerase affecting elongation, readthrough, termination, and antitermination) codes for the protein MNADFIEALSELEREKGISREVLLEAIEAALISSYKRNFNTAQNVRVDIDRTTGAIKVYARKTVVEEVTDPRLEISVHAAREINPNYQPDDIVEIEVTPRDFGRIAAQTAKQVVTQRIREAEREMIYNVFVDREQDIVTGTVQRTDARNVYVDLGKAEAVLPLSETMPGEAFRSGERVKAFILKVENTTKGPQILLSRTHPGLLKRLFELEVPEIYDGVVEIKSVAREPGVRSKIAVYSRHPEVDPVGACVGPRGARVQAVVNELRGEKIDIIPWSEDVATYVANALSPSKVTDVQILEESKVARVVVPDHQLSLAIGVKGQNARLAAKLTGWKIDIKSETQAAQEFGWSPFGEEPVRADDADEWS